One genomic segment of Rhizobium gallicum bv. gallicum R602sp includes these proteins:
- a CDS encoding lipid A biosynthesis lauroyl acyltransferase: MKLFLTRIVLKLEHFRQWLIAQLAFGFMNFLKLFPADSAIRFADWLTRKIGPHTSRHKLMLFNLRNAFPEKGEAELKEIALASWGNMGRLAAEYVFLDRLFDFDPERTGPGRVEVSGIPIFLDLRDNPRPFIVFTAHTGNFELLPVSSAAFGLHVTVLFRPPNNPYVAQKVFDFRSARMGKLVPSHAGSAFALARQLEAGQGVGVLVDQKFRKGLKTTFFGLDTKTNPLLPKLVRQFNCEVYPARCIRLAGNRYRLEIEPKLDMPRDEKGNLDLTATAQMLNDKVESWVREYPAQWLWYHDRWKVKHEVLK; the protein is encoded by the coding sequence GTGAAGCTTTTCCTCACCCGGATCGTTCTGAAGCTCGAGCATTTCCGCCAATGGCTGATCGCTCAGCTGGCCTTTGGCTTCATGAATTTCCTGAAGTTGTTTCCGGCAGACAGCGCGATCCGATTTGCTGACTGGCTGACCCGCAAGATCGGTCCGCACACGTCGCGCCACAAGCTAATGCTCTTCAACCTGCGCAACGCCTTCCCCGAGAAGGGTGAGGCGGAGCTAAAAGAAATCGCCCTGGCGAGTTGGGGCAATATGGGACGGCTCGCCGCCGAATACGTTTTTCTGGACCGTTTGTTCGATTTCGATCCGGAAAGGACCGGTCCGGGCAGGGTGGAGGTCTCGGGGATCCCGATCTTCCTCGACCTGCGGGACAATCCCCGGCCGTTCATCGTTTTTACGGCGCATACGGGCAATTTCGAACTCCTGCCCGTCAGCAGCGCTGCCTTCGGTCTGCATGTGACGGTTCTCTTCCGTCCGCCGAACAATCCTTATGTCGCCCAGAAGGTCTTCGATTTCCGCAGCGCCCGCATGGGCAAGCTCGTGCCGTCGCATGCCGGCTCGGCCTTTGCGCTGGCGCGTCAGCTCGAAGCCGGGCAGGGTGTCGGCGTTCTCGTCGATCAGAAGTTCCGCAAAGGGCTGAAGACCACCTTCTTCGGCCTGGACACGAAGACGAACCCACTCTTGCCGAAACTCGTCCGTCAGTTCAACTGCGAGGTTTACCCCGCGCGCTGCATCCGGCTTGCCGGCAACCGCTATCGGCTGGAGATCGAACCGAAGCTGGACATGCCGCGCGACGAGAAGGGCAATCTCGACCTGACGGCGACCGCTCAGATGCTGAACGACAAGGTTGAAAGCTGGGTGCGGGAATACCCGGCCCAATGGCTCTGGTACCACGACCGTTGGAAGGTAAAGCACGAAGTTCTTAAGTGA
- a CDS encoding beta-ketoacyl-ACP synthase, protein MTEATYKDHLGRPIVAVTGMGIITSLGQGLKDNWAALTSGTSGIHGITRFPTDGLSTRIAGTVDFIDIPVPNAVERSYAFARETTIEALCDAGISGDFNGPLFLAAPPIEPEWSARFDLADRSPPSDHPGDAYERFLAAMRQRTDPAFHEAALFGAISERLADRFGTRGLPVTLSTACASGATAIQLGIEAIRQGRTDRALAVATDGSLSAEALIRFSLLSALSTQNDPPTKASKPFSKDRDGFVIAEGAATLVLESLEAAVARGAKVLGIMKGAGEKADSFHRTRSSPDGGPAIATIHAALADAGIDESGIGYINAHGTSTPENDKMEYGSMLAVFGERMASIPLSSNKSMIGHTLTAAGAVEAVFSLQTMLTGTLPPTINYNNPDPSIVLDVVPNRKREQQVCAVLSNSFGFGGQNASLVMALEPA, encoded by the coding sequence ATGACAGAAGCGACTTACAAGGATCATCTTGGCCGCCCGATCGTCGCGGTCACGGGTATGGGAATAATCACCTCGCTCGGCCAAGGGCTCAAGGACAACTGGGCGGCGCTGACCTCCGGCACTTCCGGGATCCACGGCATCACGCGCTTTCCGACCGACGGGCTTTCGACCCGCATTGCCGGCACTGTTGATTTCATCGATATCCCGGTGCCGAACGCCGTTGAGCGTTCCTACGCATTCGCCCGCGAAACGACGATTGAAGCGCTCTGCGATGCCGGTATCTCCGGCGATTTCAACGGTCCGCTCTTTCTCGCCGCGCCGCCGATCGAGCCGGAATGGAGCGCCCGCTTCGATCTCGCCGACCGTTCGCCGCCGTCCGACCATCCGGGCGATGCCTACGAGCGGTTCCTGGCCGCGATGCGCCAGCGCACGGATCCCGCCTTCCATGAAGCAGCACTCTTCGGCGCGATCTCCGAGCGTCTGGCCGACCGTTTCGGCACGCGCGGGCTGCCGGTGACGCTTTCGACCGCATGTGCATCTGGCGCCACCGCGATCCAGCTCGGCATCGAGGCGATCCGCCAGGGTCGTACCGATCGCGCCCTTGCGGTTGCGACCGATGGTTCGCTGAGCGCCGAAGCGCTCATCCGCTTTTCGCTGCTTTCCGCGCTGTCGACGCAGAACGATCCGCCGACCAAGGCCTCCAAGCCTTTCAGCAAGGATCGCGATGGTTTCGTCATCGCCGAAGGTGCAGCGACGCTGGTCCTCGAATCACTGGAAGCGGCTGTCGCGCGTGGCGCCAAGGTACTCGGCATCATGAAGGGCGCGGGTGAAAAGGCCGACTCCTTCCATCGCACCCGTTCGTCGCCGGATGGCGGCCCGGCGATCGCGACGATCCATGCCGCGCTTGCCGATGCCGGCATCGATGAAAGCGGCATCGGCTACATCAATGCTCACGGCACCTCGACGCCGGAAAACGACAAGATGGAATATGGCTCGATGCTTGCCGTCTTCGGCGAGCGCATGGCCTCCATTCCGCTGTCCTCCAACAAGTCGATGATCGGCCATACGCTGACGGCGGCTGGCGCGGTCGAAGCGGTGTTCTCGCTGCAGACCATGCTCACCGGCACGCTGCCGCCGACGATTAACTACAACAACCCGGATCCATCTATCGTTCTCGATGTCGTACCGAACAGGAAGCGCGAACAGCAGGTCTGCGCCGTGCTTTCGAACTCTTTCGGTTTCGGCGGGCAGAACGCCAGCCTTGTCATGGCGCTCGAACCGGCTTAA
- a CDS encoding VOC family protein, producing the protein MEKSANDLKIDYIEFNVADIAAAKVFYGNAFGWSFTDYGPSYCEFDDGRLTGGFTNIQPPRPGGGPLVILYADKLEEALEKVEQAGGKIVKPITAFPGGRRFHFLDKDGYELAVWSKT; encoded by the coding sequence ATGGAAAAAAGCGCAAACGACCTGAAGATCGACTACATTGAATTCAACGTCGCCGACATAGCGGCGGCAAAGGTCTTTTACGGTAACGCATTTGGTTGGAGTTTCACTGATTATGGCCCCAGTTATTGCGAATTCGATGACGGCCGCCTGACGGGCGGCTTCACAAATATCCAACCGCCGCGCCCGGGTGGTGGCCCGCTTGTGATCCTATACGCCGACAAACTTGAGGAAGCGCTGGAGAAGGTCGAACAGGCCGGAGGCAAGATCGTAAAGCCGATCACCGCCTTTCCGGGCGGCCGACGGTTTCACTTCCTTGACAAGGATGGCTACGAACTGGCCGTGTGGAGCAAGACTTAA
- a CDS encoding cobyrinate a,c-diamide synthase has product MSGLLIAAPSSGSGKTTITLGLLRALRNRGVAVAPGKAGPDYIDPAFHSAASGAPCLNFDAWAMRPELISANAALHRSGDRILVIEAMMGLFDGAADGKGTAADLAAMLRLSVVLVVDASRMSHSVAPLVSGFASFRADVRIAGVILNKVGSERHETMLRQALDAIRMPVIAVIRSDKTLALPERHLGLVQAGEHQGLEDFIEHAAEAVSDECKFEFLLRTARQGLNVPSAANIHRLAPLGSRIAVARDIAFAFCYEHMLLGWRRRGATISFFSPLADEAPAADADAIYLPGGYPELHAGEIADAQNFRRAMVEAARRGTRIYGECGGYMVLGDGLIDAGGTRHEMLGLLPLVTSYEERSRHLGYRRVQPVDGAFFGHGMTAHEYHYSTVVREGDADRLFTVSDALGISLGEAGLRRGQIAGSYMHLIDLAGAAA; this is encoded by the coding sequence ATGAGCGGGTTGCTGATCGCTGCGCCGTCCTCCGGCTCCGGCAAGACTACGATCACGCTCGGCCTGCTTCGGGCGCTTCGCAACCGCGGCGTTGCGGTCGCTCCCGGCAAGGCCGGCCCGGACTATATCGATCCTGCCTTTCACTCCGCCGCCAGCGGCGCGCCGTGCCTGAATTTCGACGCCTGGGCCATGCGGCCGGAGTTGATTTCCGCCAATGCCGCGCTGCACCGGTCCGGCGATCGCATCCTGGTCATTGAGGCGATGATGGGCCTCTTCGACGGTGCGGCCGACGGCAAGGGGACCGCGGCCGATCTCGCCGCCATGCTTCGCCTATCCGTCGTGCTCGTTGTCGACGCTTCGCGCATGTCGCATTCGGTCGCGCCACTCGTCAGCGGCTTTGCGAGCTTCCGCGCTGATGTCCGCATCGCCGGCGTCATTCTCAACAAGGTCGGCAGCGAGCGGCACGAGACGATGCTGCGCCAGGCGCTCGATGCGATCCGCATGCCGGTCATCGCGGTCATCCGCAGCGACAAGACGCTGGCGCTTCCGGAGCGGCATCTGGGCCTCGTCCAGGCGGGCGAGCATCAGGGGCTGGAGGACTTTATCGAGCATGCTGCCGAAGCCGTATCCGACGAGTGCAAATTCGAGTTTCTTCTGCGCACCGCGCGCCAGGGCCTCAACGTTCCCTCGGCGGCGAATATCCATCGGCTGGCGCCGCTCGGAAGCCGGATTGCCGTTGCCCGCGACATCGCCTTTGCCTTTTGCTACGAACATATGCTGCTCGGCTGGCGCCGCCGCGGGGCAACAATCTCCTTCTTCTCGCCGCTGGCCGACGAAGCACCCGCCGCCGATGCCGACGCGATCTATCTGCCGGGCGGCTATCCGGAACTGCATGCCGGAGAGATCGCGGATGCGCAGAATTTCCGCCGGGCGATGGTCGAGGCTGCAAGGCGCGGCACGCGCATTTACGGCGAGTGCGGCGGCTACATGGTTCTTGGCGACGGGCTGATTGACGCCGGCGGCACGCGGCACGAGATGCTCGGCCTGCTGCCGCTTGTCACCAGCTATGAAGAGCGCAGCCGGCATCTCGGCTATCGCCGCGTTCAGCCGGTCGACGGGGCATTCTTCGGCCATGGCATGACGGCCCATGAATATCATTACTCCACTGTGGTTCGCGAAGGCGACGCCGACAGGCTCTTCACGGTGAGCGATGCTCTCGGCATCAGTCTCGGTGAAGCCGGCCTTCGCCGCGGCCAGATCGCTGGGTCTTATATGCATCTCATCGACCTTGCCGGAGCCGCCGCATGA
- a CDS encoding 3-hydroxyacyl-ACP dehydratase FabZ family protein → MLLEYFQMIDRVEAVDLEKGVLKARSVVPAKSPVFEGHFPGMPLVPGVLLIETMAQASGMLVLAATDFAAMPFLMSVDGAKMRTFVEPEAVLDIEAFLEHDGSGFAVTKAKITSGGKKVCDAQLKLRTMPFSEVPLGDIVKKRAVEVGLMDAIAAQGVKG, encoded by the coding sequence ATGCTGCTGGAATATTTCCAGATGATTGACCGCGTGGAAGCGGTCGACCTAGAAAAGGGTGTGCTCAAGGCGCGTTCCGTTGTGCCGGCGAAAAGCCCCGTCTTCGAAGGCCATTTTCCGGGTATGCCGCTCGTTCCGGGCGTGCTTCTCATTGAAACCATGGCGCAGGCCTCGGGCATGCTGGTGCTGGCCGCGACTGATTTTGCCGCGATGCCGTTCCTGATGTCGGTGGACGGCGCCAAGATGCGCACTTTCGTCGAGCCAGAGGCGGTTCTCGACATCGAGGCGTTTCTGGAGCATGACGGGTCCGGTTTTGCCGTGACCAAGGCAAAGATCACGAGCGGCGGCAAGAAGGTCTGCGATGCGCAACTGAAGTTGCGCACCATGCCCTTCAGCGAGGTTCCGCTCGGCGATATCGTGAAAAAGCGCGCGGTCGAGGTCGGCCTGATGGATGCAATCGCCGCGCAGGGAGTAAAGGGATGA
- the cobD gene encoding threonine-phosphate decarboxylase CobD codes for MSVPIMHGGGISAAAAAFGGRPEDWLDLSTGINPCPAALPDIPAESWHRLPDKYLVQSAVAAARDYYRSGDLLPLPVPGTQSVIQLLPRLVEPGGRVAIVSPTYGEYEKAFRSAGFIVDAIDGIGAVDDRHALAVVVNPNNPDGQSYKPDELAALHDRLKGQGGCLVVDEAFGDAEPNLSLVPLASRLSNLVIFRSFGKFFGLAGLRLGFVVTASDMRERFEDWLGPWAVSGPALSIAASLLRSDTAPIIRRIAERQNALEGVLKGAGLETTGGTRLFSLVVDSRAGRIHTHLCRHHILVRKFDYAPEWLRFGLPPDFAADNRLVVALESFDG; via the coding sequence ATGAGTGTTCCGATCATGCACGGCGGCGGGATCTCGGCCGCCGCCGCTGCCTTTGGCGGAAGGCCGGAGGATTGGCTTGATCTATCGACCGGCATCAATCCGTGCCCGGCGGCGCTGCCGGACATTCCTGCTGAATCCTGGCATCGCCTGCCGGACAAATATCTGGTGCAATCCGCCGTTGCCGCTGCCCGCGACTATTACCGCAGCGGCGATCTCCTGCCGTTGCCGGTTCCAGGGACGCAATCGGTGATCCAGCTTCTGCCCAGACTGGTCGAGCCCGGCGGGCGAGTAGCGATCGTCTCGCCGACCTACGGCGAATACGAAAAAGCGTTCCGGTCAGCCGGCTTTATCGTGGATGCGATCGATGGGATCGGGGCTGTCGACGACCGGCACGCGCTTGCAGTCGTCGTCAATCCGAACAATCCCGATGGCCAAAGCTATAAGCCGGACGAGCTAGCCGCGCTGCATGACCGGCTGAAAGGGCAGGGCGGCTGTCTCGTCGTCGACGAAGCCTTCGGCGATGCTGAGCCGAATTTGAGTCTCGTGCCTCTGGCATCGCGCCTTTCAAATCTCGTCATCTTCCGTTCGTTCGGGAAGTTCTTCGGACTCGCAGGTCTGCGGCTCGGCTTCGTCGTGACTGCAAGCGATATGCGCGAGCGTTTCGAGGATTGGCTCGGCCCTTGGGCGGTGTCCGGCCCGGCGCTGTCGATTGCCGCGTCCTTGCTGCGGTCGGATACGGCTCCGATCATCCGAAGGATCGCCGAGCGCCAGAATGCCTTGGAGGGCGTGTTGAAAGGCGCCGGTTTGGAAACGACCGGCGGTACTCGGCTCTTTTCGCTCGTCGTAGACAGTCGCGCAGGCCGCATTCACACGCATCTCTGCCGCCACCATATTCTCGTCCGCAAGTTCGACTATGCGCCGGAATGGCTGCGTTTCGGCCTCCCTCCCGATTTCGCCGCCGACAACAGGCTTGTGGTCGCTTTGGAAAGTTTTGACGGATGA
- a CDS encoding acyl carrier protein: MNSSLKEVQRVTATFDKVADIIAETSEIDRETITPESHTIDDLGIDSLDFLDIVFAIDKEFGIKIPLEKWTQEVNEGKVSTEEYFVLKNLCAKIDELRAAKA; the protein is encoded by the coding sequence ATGAATTCGTCATTGAAAGAGGTACAGCGCGTGACCGCTACATTCGATAAAGTTGCCGACATCATTGCAGAAACCAGCGAGATCGATCGCGAGACGATCACGCCGGAGAGCCATACGATCGACGACCTCGGTATCGATAGCCTCGACTTCCTCGATATCGTTTTCGCCATCGACAAGGAATTCGGCATCAAGATCCCGCTCGAAAAGTGGACGCAGGAAGTCAACGAGGGGAAGGTTTCCACCGAGGAATATTTCGTGCTGAAGAACCTCTGTGCCAAGATCGATGAGCTTCGCGCCGCCAAGGCCTGA
- a CDS encoding PAS domain-containing protein has product MLELLQAFSSRCSQIEEAIRLGDDRRVATLDGGFELLVEVIVDHHAANLMEVYMQLQFVGYLLQQDAGDAASVSHHSTRLISLLERCFGALPRADVALPRELPLPAPKAYVTNVDNGNFLNSAILETFPDRVAVLTRDYRYLYSNPVNCAYLGRSPIDMIGRHVMEFIGEEQFVAQARAKFDACFAGQHVEYNYEQRGESRRTRCRMSPLRDLCGQVLGALVVLESADAISTIAA; this is encoded by the coding sequence TTGCTCGAACTTTTGCAAGCTTTCTCATCGCGCTGCTCGCAGATCGAAGAGGCAATTCGTCTTGGCGACGATCGTCGCGTTGCAACCCTTGATGGTGGTTTCGAACTTTTGGTCGAAGTAATTGTGGACCATCACGCGGCCAACCTCATGGAGGTGTACATGCAGCTTCAGTTTGTCGGCTATCTGCTGCAGCAGGATGCCGGTGACGCTGCCAGCGTCAGCCATCACTCAACCAGGCTCATATCCCTTTTGGAGCGCTGTTTCGGCGCGCTGCCGCGTGCGGATGTTGCATTGCCGCGGGAATTGCCGCTACCTGCACCGAAGGCCTATGTGACCAATGTCGACAACGGGAATTTTCTCAATTCGGCGATTCTCGAGACCTTCCCGGATCGTGTTGCGGTGCTCACGCGCGACTACCGCTATCTTTATTCCAACCCGGTGAACTGTGCATATCTCGGACGAAGTCCGATCGACATGATCGGCCGCCATGTGATGGAATTCATCGGAGAGGAACAGTTCGTGGCACAAGCGAGGGCCAAGTTCGACGCCTGCTTCGCGGGGCAGCATGTCGAATACAACTACGAACAGCGCGGTGAAAGCAGGCGCACGCGTTGCCGCATGTCGCCGTTGCGCGACCTATGCGGGCAAGTTCTAGGTGCGCTTGTCGTGCTGGAATCTGCCGATGCGATCTCGACAATCGCTGCCTAG
- a CDS encoding zinc-binding dehydrogenase, with protein MRALQLIDDRKLEITDLPEPDAPAAGEATLRVKAVALNHIDVWGWRGMAFAKRKMPLVIGAEASGVVEAIGPGVANVLPGQLVAIYGARTCGLCRPCREGRDNLCEHVSGVHGFHLDGFAQEKVNLPARLLVPAPPGVDAIGAALAPVTFGTVEHMLFDNAKLEPGETILVHAGGSGIGTAAIQLAKKIGCTVITTVGSDDKIEKAKALGADHVINYRTDRFEGLVRKLTKKKGVDVVFEHVGKDTWAGSMLCMKRGGRLVTCGSTSGVSTDMNLMMLFQQQLKLLGSFGCRIENMANAMQKMGRGLIHPVIDTEVRFDDIDRALERMESRQIFGKIILKMD; from the coding sequence ATGCGCGCTTTGCAACTGATCGATGACCGCAAGCTTGAGATCACCGATTTGCCGGAACCGGATGCTCCCGCTGCCGGTGAGGCGACGCTGCGCGTCAAGGCAGTCGCCCTCAACCATATCGACGTCTGGGGCTGGCGCGGCATGGCATTCGCCAAGCGCAAGATGCCGCTCGTCATCGGCGCGGAGGCCTCGGGCGTCGTGGAGGCGATCGGCCCGGGTGTCGCGAATGTCCTGCCCGGCCAGTTGGTCGCAATCTATGGCGCGCGCACCTGCGGTCTCTGCCGTCCGTGTCGCGAAGGCCGCGACAATCTCTGCGAACACGTCTCCGGCGTCCATGGCTTCCATCTTGACGGCTTTGCGCAGGAGAAGGTGAACCTTCCGGCCCGCCTGCTCGTTCCGGCCCCGCCCGGCGTCGATGCCATCGGCGCGGCACTGGCGCCCGTCACCTTCGGGACCGTCGAGCACATGCTCTTCGACAATGCCAAGCTCGAACCCGGCGAGACGATCCTCGTGCATGCAGGCGGTTCGGGCATCGGCACGGCGGCAATCCAGCTCGCCAAGAAGATCGGTTGCACCGTAATCACCACCGTCGGCTCGGACGACAAGATCGAGAAGGCCAAGGCGCTCGGCGCCGATCACGTCATCAACTACCGCACGGACCGCTTCGAGGGCCTCGTGCGCAAGCTCACGAAAAAAAAGGGCGTCGATGTCGTCTTCGAACACGTGGGCAAGGACACCTGGGCGGGCTCGATGCTGTGCATGAAGCGCGGCGGCCGCCTCGTCACCTGCGGCTCGACGTCGGGCGTTTCCACCGACATGAACCTGATGATGCTCTTCCAGCAGCAGCTGAAGTTGCTCGGCTCCTTCGGCTGCCGCATCGAGAATATGGCGAATGCCATGCAGAAGATGGGCCGCGGCCTCATTCATCCGGTCATCGACACCGAAGTCCGCTTCGACGATATCGACCGTGCGCTCGAACGCATGGAATCGCGCCAGATCTTCGGCAAGATCATCCTGAAGATGGACTGA
- a CDS encoding beta-ketoacyl-ACP synthase, with the protein MSKAQNDVVITGVGIVTCQGVGKDAHVALLTAGRAPEPIIETEKFKPYPVHPLPEIDWSQQIAKRGDQRQMENWQRIGVFAAGLALDDAGFKENAETCGRMDMIVAAGGGERDINVDTLIVDEGLKRNDRELLLNEKLTTELRPTLFLAQLSNLLAGNISIVHKVTGSSRTFMGEEAAGISAVETAFYRIKSGESSHALVGGAFVAERQDMILLPESIGAHLQGKWAPLWSRKDTEGGGMILGSAGAFLVLESRKHAEARGAHIYATIDSIEGDRGNRNAGNLEVRLERLLQPAKNLAPETIAIFSGSTGMHDLAEREKAVLEHQLPGAAIRGFGGVSGHAIEAQFTLGLAFAALAVDSNAKVPPFDAAQEKPMSAGTTAAVVTAVGHQRGEGVAVLSADA; encoded by the coding sequence ATGAGCAAGGCTCAAAATGATGTCGTCATCACCGGCGTCGGTATCGTCACTTGTCAGGGCGTCGGCAAGGATGCGCATGTCGCGCTCTTGACGGCAGGCCGAGCACCGGAGCCGATCATCGAGACCGAGAAATTCAAGCCCTATCCGGTGCATCCGCTGCCGGAAATCGACTGGTCGCAGCAGATCGCCAAGCGCGGCGACCAGCGCCAGATGGAGAACTGGCAGCGCATCGGCGTCTTTGCCGCCGGCCTGGCGCTCGATGACGCGGGCTTCAAGGAGAATGCGGAAACCTGCGGCAGGATGGACATGATCGTTGCCGCCGGCGGCGGCGAGCGTGACATCAATGTTGATACACTGATCGTCGACGAGGGCCTCAAGCGCAATGATCGCGAGCTCTTACTCAACGAGAAGCTGACCACTGAACTGCGCCCGACACTCTTCCTGGCGCAGCTTTCCAACCTCCTTGCCGGCAATATTTCGATCGTCCATAAGGTCACCGGTTCGTCGCGGACGTTCATGGGGGAGGAGGCTGCAGGCATCTCCGCGGTCGAAACCGCATTCTACCGGATCAAGTCGGGCGAATCCTCGCATGCGCTCGTCGGCGGTGCCTTTGTCGCCGAGCGTCAGGACATGATTCTTTTGCCCGAATCGATCGGCGCTCACCTGCAGGGCAAATGGGCGCCGCTTTGGTCGCGCAAGGATACCGAAGGCGGCGGGATGATCCTGGGTTCGGCCGGGGCGTTTCTCGTTCTGGAATCGCGCAAGCATGCGGAAGCGCGGGGGGCGCATATCTATGCGACGATCGATTCCATCGAGGGCGACCGCGGTAACCGGAATGCCGGAAACCTTGAGGTTCGTCTCGAGCGCTTGCTGCAGCCGGCCAAGAATCTTGCGCCGGAAACAATTGCGATCTTCTCGGGCTCGACCGGCATGCATGATCTGGCAGAGCGCGAGAAGGCGGTTCTGGAGCATCAGCTTCCGGGCGCGGCCATCCGCGGCTTCGGCGGCGTGTCCGGCCATGCCATCGAAGCGCAGTTTACCCTTGGACTTGCCTTTGCGGCGCTCGCCGTCGACAGCAACGCGAAGGTGCCGCCTTTTGATGCCGCGCAGGAAAAACCGATGAGCGCGGGTACCACGGCCGCTGTCGTCACCGCAGTCGGCCACCAGCGCGGCGAGGGTGTCGCCGTTCTTTCCGCGGATGCGTGA
- the cbiB gene encoding adenosylcobinamide-phosphate synthase CbiB, producing the protein MTIDENLLVLLLALLLDRIVGDPDLLWSRLPHPVVLFGKAISNFDRQFNSETLTKAERRLNGTVSITVLLAFSAAAGLVLHWFFGLFGFVGILLEVACVAIFMAQKSLADHVSAVAEALRGEGIVGGRKAISRIVGRDPETLDEPGICRAAIESLAENFSDGVVAPAFWYVVLGLPGLFLYKMLNTADSMIGHKSDKYIDFGWASARLDDLANWPAARLAILLIAAGAWLRRGASASREAFQVAIRDGGLHRSPNSGRPEAAMAGALDVQLAGPRVYSGIVVSEPMINGAGRGTATVKDVEDGIAVFNASCMILAIAVFLAFVALL; encoded by the coding sequence ATGACGATCGACGAAAATCTCCTCGTGCTGTTGCTGGCGCTCCTTCTCGACCGGATCGTCGGCGATCCGGATTTGCTGTGGTCGCGGCTGCCGCATCCCGTCGTCCTCTTCGGCAAGGCGATTTCCAATTTCGACCGGCAGTTCAACAGCGAGACGCTGACGAAGGCCGAGCGGCGGCTGAACGGCACCGTCTCGATCACCGTGTTATTGGCGTTCAGCGCCGCCGCCGGGCTCGTGCTGCACTGGTTCTTCGGACTGTTCGGCTTTGTGGGAATTCTTCTCGAAGTTGCCTGCGTCGCGATCTTCATGGCGCAGAAGAGCCTTGCGGATCACGTTTCTGCGGTGGCAGAAGCCTTGCGCGGCGAGGGGATCGTCGGCGGCCGCAAGGCCATTTCCCGCATTGTCGGCCGCGATCCCGAAACGCTCGACGAGCCGGGAATTTGCCGTGCGGCGATCGAAAGCCTCGCCGAAAACTTCTCCGACGGCGTCGTTGCACCGGCGTTCTGGTATGTCGTCCTCGGCCTGCCCGGCCTCTTCCTCTACAAGATGCTGAATACCGCCGACTCGATGATCGGGCACAAGTCGGACAAGTACATCGATTTCGGCTGGGCCTCGGCTCGCCTCGACGATCTGGCGAATTGGCCGGCCGCCCGTCTTGCCATCCTGCTGATCGCCGCTGGCGCCTGGCTTCGGCGCGGCGCAAGCGCCAGCCGCGAGGCCTTCCAGGTAGCGATCCGCGACGGCGGTCTGCATCGCTCCCCGAATTCCGGCCGGCCGGAAGCGGCCATGGCCGGTGCACTTGATGTTCAATTGGCAGGTCCGCGTGTCTATTCCGGCATTGTCGTCAGCGAACCTATGATCAACGGCGCGGGCCGCGGCACCGCCACCGTCAAGGACGTCGAAGACGGGATCGCGGTATTCAATGCGAGTTGCATGATACTGGCGATCGCCGTGTTTCTGGCATTCGTCGCTCTGCTTTGA